The sequence TTGCATCGCAAGGTGACCTATCGTCTCCACGAATTACAAAACGGGCTGGCCTACCTCAACCCCGACCCAGTCAAATTCCATCGAACTCTAATTCTGCAGAGAGCTCTCCAAAGTCTGTTTCTAAGGCAATACCTTCACCTACTATCAAGCCAACTAGAACGACAACCGACTCTCCTTCACAAAGTAGAACCATCCACCCTCCGTCTGGACTATCTCGGCCATCAGCTATGCCTCCAAGCAGATTGCAAAGGCCTACAGACGTTTTCGGGGGTGGCAATAGCAATGCTGAGGCCCCTGCTCGTCCAACtgctcttcaacctcttgGTCGCCCACATGCAGCGAGACATTCCGCCAGCAGTCGTAGCTCTGGTCCTAGCGTTATAGAAGCCATCAATGACATCCGGCACGACGATTTGGACAGATGTGTCGACGCGCTGAAAACTATTCAGAGTATGCTCAATGCAAACCCGGATTCTTTTGTAGACAACGTCGAAACCCTTGCGGATACTCTGATGGACGAAATGGAGTTTGCTTTCACCCCTCCGGAAAATCTCAACAATCCGCGATTCTTCCGGGTAGTCAAGCATCTCATCCAGTCATTCTCTGGCTTATCGTCTAATCAAACTTTGATGCGTCGCATGAGCTACGAACAATTATACACTGTCTTGAACTGTTTCTCATTTAGACTTGTACAAGCGGACAGGATGGGAGGCACCATCCAGGAACTTTCGCGATTTATtaacctcatcctcgtccaaTGCCTCTCCACTCCCGACCGCCTTTTAGTCTTCCAAGTCATGTTCCGGCTGCTTCTCGATCTCACTCACGATTTCTCCGTCACTCAACCCAGTCCCGAGTCAGAACGTGCTGCGCACGCTGATCTTGTGATCAAGTGTCTCTGGAAACGGTGTAAgattttggaggatgatttCAGGTCAGGAAGACTGAAGCCCGGACCAATTTTGGCCGTTTTGGAAGAGTTTTTGCAGGATGTGGGGCCCAAAGAGTACAGGAAGAGGGCCCAGCAAGGGATTGCTTTAGGAGATATGCCTCTGAGAACAGTAAAGACAATCATACAAAGATTACTAGGTGAGAAAAAGACCTTTAGAGGTTTGAGGGCTCCTAGAAAAACCCTTTGAGAACCATGACTAATGGTGCACTAGTATACACAAGAGACACGGGATTGGAGATCTATGACGTTTTAGTGGAACAATTTGGGGACAAGGCCGCTTCTACCATAGTCTATACTTATGTCTTCAGATTAGGTGGGTTTGAACTCGCATCATTTTTCGTGTTATCTCTAACATGTTATACCATCTAGCTGGATCCGAAGCCTCGCGATCTGCGTCCCCTCGCTCTCTTAACCCCCCTGGCGCTATTTAACAAAGGTGCAGATCGGCCAACGTCCGCGGCAAGCGAACAAGACATGGGGTTCAGCTGAATGGTCCAACTTTAATACCACCAACAATAGTGCAGGGGTTACTTGTCACGGTTCCATCGGAAGATTCGGAGTGACGGCAGGGTGATAAAATATAATAGTCAAAGGAGCTAACTGTTCTTCGGGTTTGCGTCGAGAATGACGGACGACATTATTTACATGACGGGAGAACATGAGGGTATGCAAGGgcgacagcagcagcgCACCGTGTATTCAGTAGTTTTGATTTTCGCAACAAATTCcgggaaaagaagaggttcaagctcttctcaTGCATTCTGataccttcctcatcaatgCTTCCAGCAAGGATCGGTACATTTTGAGTGTATGTAATAATTGTATGCAGTACAGATGTACCGAGGTAAAATATGCCCTTGTGTTTGAAAAACAAAGGCGTATGTCTTTGGGCATGAACTATAGGTACTCTCGTAGGGTCCTGATGTCGTGTGCCTCGGGGACCTTTGAAGATTTGATTCTTGGTAGATCGTACAAGGTACAGGCATACAGTTCACCTGCATAGGTAGATCTTCATTTGCACCATTGTGACACTAAGACTATTCAGACTCGGTGACTCACCCGTCACTATTCCATGATGAATCTATCGCGCCCCCATCTATTCGGCTGCAACTGTacttgtttttcttttactGATCATTTCTAGCCTCGGCCGAACTTGAAACAACCCTCAAGTATCATGCCCCGCAGAAGCATGTTAATTcaaggaagacggaaaTGGAGGCGATAGCTGATGATAGTGCGCCTCCTGTCTTCCTCAAAAGCAGACCGACGATCTCTATCAGACCACCATCAGCTGATGGAGATCATGCATCCAGCAGCTGTAATTACCTTGGCGATGAATTGTGACCGCCAGCTGTTGCAGTCTATAGGGCCTCTGAGATCCCTCCAGATCCTCTTGAAGTGCTAAAAGATGGAGACATGAGACGTGAGTGTGCTTGTTGAAGTTTATATTGATGGGTTTGACTTGGTGGCTGATTTCGAGATGGCACTAAAATCGGCTGATGCCGCATACAGTAGCGATTATTAGAGCAGCGGCTGGGTTGTGCCTAAGTGAGCGTGGAAATAAGTTTAAATGTCTGTGCGTTTGTTTGGGCCAAAAGACAGGCACGGCTTAGTGATCGCGTCAACCAGGTCTTAgtgtttgtttttgtttttctccCCTGCAACCTCTGCTTTTCACacactccttctctccttcctccccgcCCACGCGATGCGCCCTTCGCCACCCGCTCTTTCAACCACGCTCCTTACTCACTGACCGCCCAGCCACTATGCAGCGCACGCTCCCCCCCGCACACCACTGCCCGCCCTCGTCCACGCCCCGGGCCCCTCCCGCAGACACCACCGTCACCCCGCTCCGCCAGTCTTCCTCACTCGCATGCCGTCCGTcgacctcttcccttcacAGATCTCATAAGCGGGTTAAATCTGCCCGGCAAAGTTTCGGCAACAGAGCAAAGCGAGAAGCGTCGATACCCATGGTGCGTGTTTGTTTGGCTGGCTCGTGGAGTATATCCCGCTGACTATTTGTGCAAATTGCAGCTTTCACAGCAACTATCTACATTCTCCCTTTGTCAAGACATATCGCCTGAAATGCTGGCTCAAGAAACAACCCTCGCTTCGCCATTCAAATGCGCCTCCCACACCACTTCTGCCTCTCTAACTACACCGTACACCTCGACGTTCAAGCACCACCTATCTGTTAAGCATATACCACAAAAGTCCAAGTCGGCTGGGCCCAAGTTTGTGACCCAGAACGCAAAGGACCGTCATATCAAAGACATATCTCCTACGCGTCCAGCGTCCGGAGACCATCTGGCTGACTGGGACGCATCCCATCCAAGCTCTGACGAGCCCGACCTAGAGTGGCTGCAAAGCGGGGAATGGCTGCCACCACTCCAGTCAAAGGAGAATAACGTGCAAGGTTGCCTTCAGGGATCCTTACAGCATTGTAGAGACACAGATTGCTCCCTGTCTTCTATGGAATTCGGCGGAAGCGACACTAGTTCGGTTTCCCTTTTGTCTCTGTCTAGAAGCTCTTTGGACCATCAAACTAGGCCGGATATTGTGCAGTGGGATGAAATTCCGACAGAGacagatgaagaacaagaagaacatCGGGGTCTCGGTGCACAGCCAAGATCGAGTGCATTGCACTTGCCCGTCAAGCTCCATAGCTCACCGTCCATTTCCCCATTCATCGCCAGCGACTGCCACAAATCTCCCAACGATAGTCAAGCAGATTTTCCCATGAATTCCCCATCTATCTTCAATGCCCGATCTTCGCAACACGCTCGTTCAGACTCTCGCTCTACAATATTGCCCCGATTGCTGttatcgaagaagagcacAGCGACGCTCAGGgaacaaaaggaaaaatcCAACGTTCTTGGTCATatggaagacgacgagatGATGTCGGATGTCGAGGATATCCCTTCACCGAAGAGCCCTTCCCGTTCCAGAAGCTTTTGGGACCGAGCAAAGTTTAAGACATCACGCAACCCTTTTGACGGCAATGGACTCGGGGCAACATTTGGGCTTGGCATAGAGCTAGGGCCCCACCGTATACCACCAAGCGAAGGTCATAATGAAAACAATAGGCTATCGGTGTCCATAGCTAGTGATTCAAGCGAGGACGCAGATTTATCACCTTCCCGATCACTATTGTCCAACAGACGTTCAGTGAGCACTTTTGCGCACGGCCCTCCAAGGGAGAATGTTCCCGAGGTTGCATCCAAACGGGAAGCACCTATACGGCCAACAATGCCTCGTCGTATGGCCACAGTCGGCTCCATATTTCGACGAATGCCACGAACGAGTACTCCAGTTATCCCTACATTGAATAGCCTCCGTGGCAAAGGACGACCTCCAATGCGAAGAGGCACAACAGACCCCACTGAAAAGCCCAAATCCAATTTACAAGTGGCTGATGCGGCTCTGAACACTCCCCAAGCTTTACCGTTTGCAGATATCAAGCCTTCCCCAAGTGTTTTCGCCTCTGCCGGTCTGGTGCAAAAGAAGTCACGCTTTTCCGGTGTAGAAATCCCAAAGTTTGGCAGCGAGCCATTGGCGGATGTCAAGAGAAAGCAATCTGCCTGGCAATATGGTACGCAGCCTGGCGATGGATCAGTGCAGCCCCCTAGCCCTATATCTCCCATCCAATCCATGTCCGCTCCGTCGATACCATTAAAAGGTGCTGGTtttgcagcagcagtaTCAAGCAATGCCCATTTTGCTCAACAGGCTCAAAAAACAAGAGGTttaagaaagaagaggagttcAATGTTCAAAACTGGAAGCTCCATCAGTAGTATGGACATGATTAGAGGCAGCAGTCGCGGTTCGATGAGCGGGGTATCGTTGTCTCCCGTAACTCCGACAAAACATGACGGTAAGTCCATCAGTTAATACTGGCATCACAGCTGACGGGGCGTCCTAGGTATTGTCAAGGGCTGTGGGCTAACAACTCCGTCACCAATACGAGCGCCTGTCGTCTACCCATTCGCCTCCTCTAACCCTATCGACCTCGATCTCTTTTCTACTCCCCCCTCCAATCGGCTCAATCGACCAGGCACTCTTGATGCCCCCGTTGCCGAGCGATATCGATCAATGCTTGCCGGAAGTCCTAATGCCACCGTGGAAGCTCAACGTAGGCCAGTAATCCGAGCTTCCAATCCCATGCTGGCCGCCAGTTTTAAGAGTGCTGCTCAAATAACTACGCCAGCTAGAGGCCACGTGTCTCAGGACCTTTCAATGTTTACCGGCAGGCCAAAACTGGGTGGTGAAGGCATCACAAGGCTTGAAACAGATTTCGCCCTCGTGGAGAATCTTGGTAGTGGAGCATTTTCTCAGGTATGGAAGGCTCGTGAGAAGAAAACCGGCAAAGTCTTTGCTGTCAAGGCAGGTAAACCTTACACTGGTGTCAAGAATCGTCTTCGAcagcttgaagagattgCCATTTTGCATGAGCTCTCCCTCGATCCACATCCAAATGTTGTCCAATACGTAGATTCTTGGGAATCTCACTCTCGCCTGTATATCCTCACCACTTTGGTTGACTGCGGTGACCTTTCCAgcttcctttcccttctaAGCGACCATGGTGGCATCCGCGAGGCTCGTGTGTGGAAATCCCTTGTAGAACTTGCCGAAGGTATCGACCACATCCATAAAcaccacttcctccacctggACATCAAACCATCCAACATTCTGATTGACAGAGCTGGCGGACTAGTTGTTGCCGACCTGGGTATGGCCGTCATTTGCGGTGATGGTCCTAACGGTCATATGCTCGGAGGTATGAGCCCTGCGTTACctgaaagagatgagagaggagggttCGTGTGGGATCAAGTAGAGACGCCTATGGACgacggaaagaagagtttgaCCATGGTGCCAAGTCCTATCATGGATCGAGAGGTCGAAGGGGACAGAGAGTATCTGTGTCCCGAAGCTTTGAGTGAATCCGAGATGATAGGGAAGGGCGCAGATGTGTACAGCTTGGGAATTTTATTGTTGGAAGCGGCTCTCAATGTTGTGCTACCTAGCAGTAAGTGGTGGTGACCGTTGCTGAATATCTTTTGACCAGTTGCTAAGTATCTTTTTTTAGATGGGGACGCTTGGGTCCAACTCCGCAATGATGATTTCTCTGATCTTAATGGAATTTACATCCCCCGTTCATGCTCCGCATCCTCTCCTAGTCGTAACCCTCCTCTTGACGATCCCAACATGCCTGTCCTGTCTGATGACCTTTTGACTGTCATCAAGGGATTGATGCGATCCAACCCCGACCGGCGTTGGACCCTAGCCGATATTTGGAGGCATCCGGTTGTCAAACGAGTGAGAGCTTccgaaagaggaaaagctTTGGTTGAGGAAAGTGATCAATGGTTGAAAAAGGTACTTGGGGAAGAATTGTAAGATaaggaaagcagaagaagcaaaggcgtcaaaaaagaatgaagagtAGATCAAAAGAGAAATCATTGTTTTCAAAGTAGACTGACTGTATCATATTTTGCATACCATCGAAGATGGCCTTATCTTATAAAATAAGTCGAATGCACCGTTTCTTTGCTCAACTTcagctcaagaagaagctgccaTAATAAACATACATGtgaataataaataattgTAAACGAGTCAGGCAAGAACCGATCCAGTCTATCTCATATATTAAAATTCAAGATTTTAACCGAACTTGTGATCTCTGCAGCCTCTTCTACACCAACCCATCGTACAATGACAAGGCCTATTTAAATGTAGGTCAGTTGCCCGTACAACTTCAATGTTCATGATATCGGCCCGCGCACCTGTACGATGGTAGGATCCTGCTTGGAGCCCTCCTTGAACTCGTCATATGTCAATCGGTGGTCCTTGTTCATATCCATGTTCCTAAAGATCTTGTCCACTCGCTTGAACACAAAACATGTCAGTAAAGACGGTTTTTGCAAGTGTTTCGAATTCTCACCTTTTCGGGAgtatcttcatcctctggcAACTGGACCATTTGTCCAGTCATTTTATAAATAGATCTTACAATTTGAAGCATTTCGTCGTAGGTGATATAGCCATCTTGGTTGATGTCGTACAGTTGGAACGCCCATTTAAGCTTTTCATCAAGACGACCTCGAGAGGTGACGGAAAGGGCGCAAATGAACTCCTGTAAGGGTATGAGTTGTTTGTCATCCTCATAGGAATTACTCCCGGTCTAAACGCACCTTGAATTCTATTGTCCCAGACTTATCTTCGTCGAACACCTACAGGTAAATAACTGTCAATGTTGCTAATGGTGACGCGTTATGGCACCTTACGTTGAAGACATAATCTGCGAACTGACTAGGATCACCGAAGGGAAAGAATTGTCGGTAGATTTTCTTAAATTCTGTCCATAATTTCAGTCAGACGTAGAGATGAAATAAAAGTTGATGATGCCCACCTTCCTTGTTGAGTTGACCACTGGGACAGTCCTTGAGGAAGCCTTTATACTGTTCCCAAGAACAATCAGCCCCAAGGACGCGCTTTCCTTAAATCACCCACCCATTGTTGGAGTTCCTATAAGATGCGGAATGGGACAGGTCGTTCTCGTTAGTAAATTGTATGCCAATTGCAACATGTGCAGGGAATATTTATTACCTTCTTATCGACTATGCACATACGTGATCAGCATTGCCCGCCCACCTGGTCTGCTGGTCTCAGAGCGTACTCACAGTAAGTGTTTTTCTGGAGCTCGGCAAGCTCTTCCGAAGATAACTTGGATTGCGACTTTCCCATCGGAGGACTGATTTGATGTCTTAGGAGAGTAATGGAATGGCAGGATGTTACTTGTCCTCGTATAGGGGGAGTGCTCGGTATATGGATATATGCGTAGTTGGAGGCACAGCGAGTCTGGGCCTTGTGTATCGTGAGCCAGCGGGGGAATATGTTATGACGTCATCCTTAACGTCCggtgaaaaggaaggtcAAAGTCTGCCAAGCAACTCTACATACACAGCTTCGTTCAATCTTGCCCATCCATTAAGACAACTGACCAGATCGCCTCccacccatcttctctccccaaTGTGCAATATGCAATGCATGCAAATGGTCTTGGTATGTTCATCATAAAAGCACAGCTCAACATTACCAGCAGTGATACTCGGGATATTTTCGAGCGAGAAAAAACAAAGGACTACATATATATTACCAGACCCCTCCAATCATGTCATCCGCATGGGCAAGTGCTGCTTCAAAATCTCCCAATATCAGGCCATCATCGAACGGTAAACCCTCAAGAGGAACATCTCTAGAAGGCGGTAGTAAGTGGCCCTTATCCCATCGAGCAGACATGGGAGGGTGAGCGACCTGTTGTTGGGTACTACCGACGTCAAAGATAGGCATGACATCAATGTGCATACTATTGCTTTGGTCCTGAAAAGTAAATTGACAggcagatggagaaaaagggagagCAGCATCATGAGCGTAGAATTCGTTGGATGCTTGTTGGTCAGACATTATCGTGAGTTGGAACTGAGGTTGAGGCTGAGGGTAGAGGAAATGTCGTGAAGTCGACGGATATGTGTGTGAGGTAATGGACACTGTAGGTGGACCCTGTTGATCAGGCTGGAAATCTTGCTGAACAGAAGTAAAGGTGAATGCCTGCTCCTTGTTGAGCTCTGCAGGAACGTCATTCGACCAAGGAGCTAGGCCTTGGTGACTGTACGCCATATACTGCAATTGACCGCTGGGGACCTGATTTTGTCCCTGTACCAGCCTATACTGGGATCCGTCGTCAGGCTCGGGTGATTGTAAAGATCCGGTCATCTCGAAAGCACTGTATTGACGTTGTCGAGAACCCTGAGCGTCGGGGTCTATCGACGTGGAACGAGAAAGGTCACTCCAATCGCCAGAATTGAAAGACTGTTGTCGTTGTCGAGCCTGGGCTCGTAACGCTCGAAGTGCACCTTTGGAGAGCTCACAAGCTCCATTCGGGCGTCTGGATGAAGCCCTAGATGTGTCAGCCAGTCTAAAACAGAGAATCAAGAATGACTACTCACTTGTCTTTCTCCGCACCCGTTGTAACGCCGCTTgcaaccttctccttgatctcctGTTCCAACTCTTGTCCGCTTTTACCCTTCATCAATAACTCGGCCACATTCTTGcatttttcctcctccgcctcaTCTTTTCGGACCCGACGGCGGACAACATTAGTTCGACGATAGACTGGCTGATACCGGTAGCCAGGATATTTCTTCATGTggtcttccttctcgatGCGAGCGAGCTCATTGAAGTGAGCCTTTTGCTCGGCTGAAGCCTAATACCTGTAAGCACATCTACTTCCTCATTACATGTTTATCAAAGGCTTACGTCACTCCACATCTTGGCTGTGATAATGCTAACATTTTGGTGTCTCATCTCGACCGAAGCAGGAATGAGTTTGGCATCCACAACATGCTTCCTGAAAAGGATAAAAGCATTCCGGGGTCTAGGAATATGGTCTGCAGTTTTCTGTTGATGGATTAATTCCTTGATCACGCTCAGCGCAAGGAAAAGAGCATACCTTTCTGGCATGACTGACTTTTTTCTTGCCGTTGTctgccttctccttcttcagacTTTCTAAAACCATCGTTGGATCCAATGTTCCTGCCAGTTCTTTTGGCTTGGCGGTCACTAGCGATTCCTCATCTGCTTCCTCGTCCATTTCCATGGATGCGAACAATTTTGGGTCAATTGACAAACTTTGCGGTGAAGATTGGCATAACTGATTGTGAGATCCAGACAAACGACTTTGGGGAGAATGGCTGGCAGGGAATGTGGACATGGAGgaatcatcgtcatcgaAATCAGATGTAGTGTTAGTGTCTGAAGTGACGGTGGACCAGCCGGAGAGCGAGGAAGTCGATCGTTGAGTGCGAAGTGGGTATGGATGGATAGGAAAGTTGGACTGGTTGTTGAAAGATTGGGACCGAGCTTCGCTAGAAAGGatagaagatggaggggatAAATATTCTGGTCGTCCGTCAATGACTCTTGCGTTACAAGAAGATaaacaagaagagactTACGATGAGTATCTTCGATAGGATCCGGCAGACCCACAAACCCGTTAGCCATCCAAAAGCTGTCCATGGTCTATTTGGTTATCTGGTATGGTCCAGCGTTAGTCCTCTGGGGAGCGGTAGGTCAATTGAATTCAAGGTCAAAGCGggaatgagaaggaaggctTGGGGGGAAAGATGGGACAACAAAGGGAATTTCCCTCTTATACCAGTAAGTCCTCTTTGTCCTGTATTATGATATCTGCTAAATTTGCTTAATTCGGTACCGGCGTTTCAAAGCTATATCTCAAGGTTACACACAAGTCCCGGATGAGCCTCTGCACGTTGGGGAAGTCAGTGACGGCGTAATGCCAGAAGAGAGAATAATTGAAAGGCCTCCCGTTAatcgtttttttttatttttttttttttaccCTGTGGTGGTGTTCCATTCATCCCAAATCGGTCCAACGTCCTCCCTTCACTTGCCGAATTGCCACCTCTAGTTCGTTGCCTTTGACCAGCGGAGAATTGCTGTAGGCTGTAGATTGCCGAGTCCAATGCGACCGGTCACCGTTGACGTGGGAACACAACTGGTCCTTTGGGAGTGAAAGTTGACACAACAATCCTTCCTTTGTTGATGCCGCCTTTCGTCCATTTCGTACATCCCCATAGGCAAACCCGGCAGCCTAAAGGATGCTGAGTTTGGATGGCTGTCCCCCAGTAAGGGTCATGTATATGAATACAGAGTTAGTTGATAGCCACTTTTTCTTTGAACGTTTTCGCTCAGGCTCGTCATCtgtctctttttctccagAGGGCACTTTTTACCTGTTAAGCATGTAGTCTAGAAACGAACGGAATATCAAAGAGCCTTGAAATATCGTAACTTTGGTCAGACCAGCATGGTTAGCGCCAGCCTTATTATTAGTAGTGATATCATATTTAAACATCATTCATCGCTGCCAGTACTGTTGATAAAGGGCGTAGAGTTAGTTTGGTACGGACAGCAAGCGCATGCACCAATATCTTTGTAAAGTAAAAGAACACGACCTCCAAGTGTGCATAATGAACATACAATGATTTGACTATAGACAATTCATCCGAAAACGATTCTggcttctttttcactATCGGATCCCTCTTATTATGCCGCCCTGTCGACATCCCATTTAATTCAGCGATATTGTCCGTACCCGCCTCCGTAACCGCCCTGCTGCCCGTACCCAGGATATCCATATCCCTGGCCTTGTTGTTGGTTCTGAGACGACGGGTATTGAGGCTGCAGGGGTTGAGGAACGTGCCCCGGCGGCGGTGTATAGGGTAAATGACCACTCTGTCCTGCGGGCTGCTGAGGTGAAAACGGAGGCGAAGCGTATGTGGGCCTGCTAGGGGGTGGAGGATAGCAAGGACTGGAAACAGAAGGAGTCGCAATTGTCCCAAATCTAGCAAGCGCAGAGAAATCGTAGGGATTTGACTCTGGCTtcggtggcggtggtgggggCATGTAACTGGATGTTGCACTGCTATTCCCCTGTCCAggcggtggtggaagaCTGGGAGTTGATGATATGCTCGGTCTAGGCGGCTGAGGTGGAGCGTCCACTTTTAATGACGCTATCCTTTCCTCCAGACCCCGGTTAGCAATGGCCCCACCTGCTGAAGGCGACACGCCGCCTAACCGCTGGCGGGTTTCGATATCACCgatcattcttctcc is a genomic window of Cryptococcus tetragattii IND107 chromosome 7, whole genome shotgun sequence containing:
- a CDS encoding calcium-binding protein NCS-1, producing MGKSQSKLSSEELAELQKNTYFDKKELQQWYKGFLKDCPSGQLNKEEFKKIYRQFFPFGDPSQFADYVFNVFDEDKSGTIEFKEFICALSVTSRGRLDEKLKWAFQLYDINQDGYITYDEMLQIVRSIYKMTGQMVQLPEDEDTPEKRVDKIFRNMDMNKDHRLTYDEFKEGSKQDPTIVQALSLYDGLV